The proteins below come from a single Mycosarcoma maydis chromosome 19, whole genome shotgun sequence genomic window:
- a CDS encoding uncharacterized protein (related to COX9 - Cytochrome-c oxidase chain VIIA): MPVGAVPAITGKLRKRLILDLTVALGGGTALGYGYWYAIHVPSVSRRDAFYAKLQAERTE; the protein is encoded by the exons ATGCCTGTCGGAGCTGTACCTGCTATCACCGGAAAGTTGCGCAAGCGACTCATCCTTGACCTCACCGTTGCTCTTGGCGGCGGCACTGCCCTCGGTTACGGCTACTG GTACGCCATTCACGTTCCCTCCGTTTCGCGCCGCGACGCCTTCTACGCTAAGCTCCAGGCCGAGCGCACCGAGTAA
- a CDS encoding uncharacterized protein (related to flavin-containing monooxygenase), translating into MKVAIIGAGPSALVTAKTLLEASDTDPNFNPSITIFEAEADIGGTFRYRSYSNATLVSSKQLTSYSDFRLPLKHNDHLTLDEYVRYLEDYTTHFKLRQRCHFQMNTKVIMSVKVDGGHLLRYRSLHDDENGAADKSQVFTHLCVCSGLHVTPALPNIPGLPPTIPGDQVITNPMGSSEITASRIPEPIHHAANASEIITLHSSQYKDRSLYRGKRVMILGTGETGMDMAYEAVKAGAKQVVLCTRSGFLLFPAVLSDFVVFGNVFNGNLPIDGLITNLFETAYVHPWVAAAHLRWFLSDFVIKRLLWCLTGTQAGCNQWVGELEPHRLGRAYTFLNKSSKAMPYINRGWKSRNRFLERITTYLDPPSVKPEEVSVDLAPFPARVNHDGTVQFVRNGRKEDLRMRNRTIQPDVVVYATGYTQQFDFLSKQYPVPATLRCRDVFDPDDPSVAFIGFVRPGVGAIPPIAEMQAQLWTLILRDRIPPPLSTPHYYLLVRENARIKYGVDYSSYVSTLARDMGTAPPLGQLLWTYGPKVTLIYCFGAAFPTFYRLLGPYRHPDAKRIVETEIYDTILRRGWLGNLMMGLIPMIFYAWINLAALVLEKIYNVVAAVSRPFMTGSQEHQPPWSKSRRFQSDFEPLSPTTRVAIDKQPTNKAQAQPRGRMLRFFALLTALLAVAGTGVQANTEIRNFGPLLCRADEYGHLAAKAADQLSSTWPVLRPTITPSVFSIVPLDSRDDAWVKLNDSKTGAWLVLDLSDAQSFTLPTPHQARLYTQLSARDRWVRENIDRVAWTLTKRFTVRSSVAAHLALEVEMQLMGPEQVLAMGGVEWEAQLVDARPVGGVDVGKMRTEVPNYAVISSIVPRQTAAPRSTASISSTASMDDTVVFSQSQSSVTPKEILASDTIDWNADASNVARFPCTKAYVHLVVRSTGIRIPDANNVCKPAHLQLAEAVFGALAAAGDGVHTSLPIHITLQRLYLGAIPASALTTVWLLLSMALFAWCALRPWLDTLLASARRRSRDKIQ; encoded by the exons ATGAAGGTCGCCATCATTGGCGCTGGGCCAAGCGCTCTTGTCACGGCCAAGACACTGCTCGAAGCTTCCGATACAGATCCAAACTTCAACCCTTCCATCACCATCTTTGAAGCAGAGGCTGACATTGGCGGCACTTTTCGCTACCGTTCCTATTCGAACGCGACCCTCGTGTCATCGAAACAGCTCACATCCTACTCTGACTTTCGTCTGCCTCTCAAACACAACGACCACCTTACCCTCGACGAATATGTCCGCTACCTCGAGGACTACACCACCCATTTCAAGCTCAGGCAACGATGTCACTTTCAAATGAACACAAAGGTCATCATGTCGGTCAAGGTGGACGGCGGTCATCTCTTGCGCTATCGCTCTCtgcacgacgacgaaaaCGGTGCAGCCGATAAATCTCAAGTTTTCACCCACCTTTGCGTATGCTCTGGTCTCCATGTGACGCCAGCTTTGCCCAACATCCCTGGTCTGCCCCCCACCATCCCCGGCGACCAGGTCATCACAAATCCTATGGGATCATCCGAGATCACTGCTTCTCGTATCCCTGAACCCATTCACCATGCAGCCAATGCGTCCGAGATCATCACGCTTCACTCGTCCCAGTACAAGGATCGCTCCCTTTATCGTGGTAAGCGTGTCATGATTCTAGGCACAGGCGAAACCGGTATGGACATGGCGTACGAAGCGGTCAAAGCAGGTGCAAAACAGGTCGTTCTCTGCACAAGGTCTGGCTTCCTGCTCTTTCCAGCTGTACTTTCTGACTTTGTTGTCTTTGGCAACGTATTTAACGGTAATCTGCCCATTGACGGCCTCATCACCAATCTCTTCGAGACAGCCTACGTCCACCCTTgggttgctgctgctcatctgCGCTGGTTTCTATCCGACTTTGTCATCAAACGTCTCCTCTGGTGTCTTACCGGCACCCAAGCCGGCTGCAATCAGTGGGTCGGTGAGTTGGAACCGCAtcgacttggtcgagcTTACACTTTCCTcaacaagagcagcaaagccATGCCTTACATCAACCGTGGCTGGAAGAGTCGCAAtcgcttcctcgagcgcaTTACTACCTACCTCGATCCACCCTCGGTAAAGCCCGAAGAGGTTTCAGTCGATCTGGCTCCCTTCCCAGCACGCGTCAACCACGATGGCACCGTCCAATTTGTCCGTAACGGCCGCAAAGAAGATCTGCGCATGCGCAACCGAACCATCCAACCTGACGTCGTCGTCTACGCAACAGGCTACACCCAGCAATTCGACTTTTTGTCCAAACAATACCCCGTCCCCGCCACGCTTCGTTGCAGAGACGTCTTCGACCCAGACGACCCGAGCGTGGCCTTTATCGGCTTTGTGCGTCCTGGTGTCGGCGCTATTCCGCCCATCGCCGAGATGCAGGCGCAACTATGGACGCTCATCTTGCGTGATCGCATTCCACCTCCGCTTTCCACCCCTCACTACTATTTGCTCGTCAGAGAGAATGCACGAATCAAGTATGGCGTCGACTACTCGTCCTACGTCTCGACATTGGCACGCGACATGGGCACCGCGCCGCCTCTTGGTCAGCTGCTCTGGACGTACGGCCCCAAGGTGACACTGATCTACTGCTTCGGTGCTGCTTTCCCTACTTTTTACCGTTTGTTGGGTCCTTATCGACACCCAGACGCTAAACGCATCGTTGAGACCGAAATCTACGACACCATCCTTCGCCGAGGTTGGCTAGGAAACCTCATGATGGGTCTCATCCCCATGATCTTCTATGCCTGGATCAATCTTGccgctctcgtcctcgaaAAGATCTACAATGTCGTGGCGGCAGTCAGCCGGCCTTTCATGACTGGCTCCCAAGAGCATCAACCTCCCTGGTCCAAATCACGTCGTTTCCAGAGCGATTTTGAACCGCTCTCGCCCACCACACGCGTTGCAATCGACAAGCAACCCACAAACAAAGCACAAGCCCAGCCAAGAGGCAGAATGCTGCGCTTCTTTGCTCTCTTGACTGCGCTCCTAGCAGTAGCAGGCACAGGCGTGCAAGCTAACACCGAGATTCGGAATTTTGGGCCCTTGCTCTGTCGCGCGGACGAGTACGGTCATTTGGCGGCTAAGGCTGCGGATCAGCTTTCGTCCACTTG GCCAGTACTGCGGCCAACAATAACACCGTCGGTCTTCAGCATCGTGCCGCTTGATTCGCGCGATGACGCATGGGTGAAGCTGAATGACTCGAAAACCGGCGCATGGCTAGTGCTCGACCTATCAGATGCGCAATCGTTTACACTGCCGACACCGCATCAAGCGAGGCTGTACACGCAGCTGAGCGCGCGCGATAGGTGGGTACGGGAGAATATTGATCGTGTAGCGTGGACATTGACGAAAAGGTTTACAGTGCGTAGCTCGGTAGCCGCGCATCTGGCGTTGGAGGTAGAAATGCAGCTGATGGGTCCGGAGCAAGTGTTAGCGATGGGTGGCGTGGAGTGGGAAGCGCAGTTGGTGGATGCTCGGCCGGTGGGTGGCGTGGATGTAGGCAAGATGAGGACCGAGGTGCCAAATTACGCGGTGATCTCGTCAATTGTACCACGCCAGACAGCTGCGCCTAGAAGCACCGCAAGTATCTCGAGCACCGCAAGCATGGACGACACGGTGGTCTTCTCGCAGTCGCAATCTTCTGTGACGCCAAAAGAAATCTTGGCTAGCGACACGATCGACTGGAATGCAGATGCGAGCAACGTGGCTCGGTTTCCCTGCACCAAAGCGTACGTGCATCTTGTGGTGCGGTCTACGGGCATACGCATTCCTGACGCCAACAACGTCTGCAAACCGGCGCATTTGCAGCTCGCCGAGGCCGTGTTTGGCGCGCTAGCGGCGGCCGGAGACGGTGTGCACACGTCGCTTCCTATCCACATAACGCTGCAGAGGCTGTACCTGGGCGCGATTCCTGCATCGGCGCTCACAACcgtctggctgctgctatCTATGGCACTGTTCGCATGGTGCGCGCTCAGACCGTGGCTCGACACGTTGCTTGCATCCGCTCGGCGGCGCAGTCGCGACAAGATTCAATAA
- a CDS encoding cytoskeletal protein-binding protein SLA1 (related to SLA1 - cytoskeleton assembly control protein), whose amino-acid sequence MAYVALCKALYDYVAQAEDELNLTEDDHLYILESDDPEWWKAKLRRLDEHGTPIQDDSDDSTVGLVPANYVEEAEPIRLSRALYDYEAQTEEELSMAEDELLRVYESDGVWLLVKKQGNDPLSGGEGRLGYVPANYVDEAEAVDTGAAPAVEDEYTAADEDDEDDDDTDVTGSGAPIPQIHLPQTAQLGKGDNIKMWPVSALDSKKKKKKGTLGIGNASLFFASESDKTPVKKISILHIASHSLEKGKTLHLQLSPEAGLSESTLDFHAGSKDAANDIIRKIEVSKANALTAAAAPVPVPVPAPAPPAAAAAAASAAVPLPPPPPPAPPVASAAALPPPTRTTSATLPPPVRKNVSFQSQPAAEPEEAVEHGVAMYDFEAQGDDELTVTENEHLIILEKENDDWWKVRNDAGQEGVVPASYVEATDASAAAGASSGATAAAALAAQQEEEERLRREEEEAATVAEAERQREAVDRQREARERGEREEKERARREALKAQPVPAPPKLTQRPSTTDVSRAAKNVAIPQGRSAPERPKDGGSRSKPSPTNTRMWTDRTGAFKVEAEFLGFNQGKIRLHKMNGVVIEVAIEKMSNGDIAFLEDITGKKLNPTDEEIAASAARRRERERERQSSRPQSSAVAGMPREDRERERERRKEKEREQRRRESARSGPKRNVDWFEFFLAAGVDVDDCTRYASSFERDKIDETVLADLDPSTLRSIGLREGDIIRVTKFIDKKYRRDKSHSSLSSSRASGRANANTAADLERQIKADEELARKLQEQESSARRGDSVSPAPPQLFSGPDGTLKNNTRRGRPTPKSTSSSNVDAASLAAASESLARTATPPARTATASPAVAPKRTGSSLANGFDDDAWTPRPPSTKPTTPARPTVASPAPSTPAAPAAPPAPTPPPAAVAVASSAPPADPNSALFEKLAAMKAPSASVSPRPGVSPSPGSSFLGQSQMYNPNAPRGPFAPVPANQGLLQPLVPTQGTGQFVPTKTGMMGMQMTGMQPQLTGWGMQGMQGMQPQMTGFNNSMGSMSVMGGMGMQPQATGFGNGNGYGMNGSSPFTGGQISTQQTGLVGMGMQPQATGFNNFGQNAQQMMTQQTGFGMGSQQQGQQLQAEQDEKEKFKASNIFQQMKTGAFAKDPNAAPQSSEKYDALRPQPTGFQPGGVMPQFTGMGFGQSAQQQQQQQQQQYPYNNAYGGGFGGGF is encoded by the coding sequence ATGGCGTACGTAGCGCTCTGTAAGGCGCTCTACGACTACGTAGCTCaggccgaggacgagctcAACCTTACCGAGGATGACCACCTCTACATTCTCGAGTCTGATGACCCCGAGTGGTGGAAGGCCAAGCTGCGTCGTCTCGATGAGCACGGCACCCCCATTCAGGACGACTCAGACGACAGCACCGTTGGTCTCGTCCCGGCCAACTACGTCGAGGAAGCCGAACCTATCCGCCTGAGCCGTGCTCTGTACGACTACGAGGCACAGACCGAGGAAGAGCTGTCAATGgcagaagacgagctgcttcgCGTCTACGAGTCAGATGGCGTATGGCTTCTTGTCAAGAAGCAGGGCAACGACCCGCTCAGCGGCGGTGAGGGAAGGCTCGGCTACGTACCTGCGAACTATGTCGACGAAGCTGAGGCGGTGGACACAGGTGCAGCTCCAGCCGTTGAGGACGAGTACACAGCcgccgacgaagacgatgaagacgacgacgatacCGATGTCACCGGCTCCGGCGCACCCATCCCTCAGATCCATCTTCCGCAGACGGcacagctcggcaaggGTGACAACATCAAGATGTGGCCCGTGTCGGCCTTGGATAgcaaaaagaagaaaaagaaggGCACTCTCGGTATTGGCAACGCTTCGCTCTTTTTTGCTTCGGAAAGTGACAAGACTCCAGTCAAGAAGATCAGCATTCTTCACATCGCCAGCCACTCGCTCGAAAAGGGCAAGACACTCCACCTCCAACTCTCACCCGAAGCAGGCCTGTCCGAGTCCACCTTGGATTTTCATGCAGGCTCCAAGGATGCTGCTAACGACATTATCAGAAAAATCGAGGTGAGCAAGGCCAACGCTctcacagcagcagcagcccCTGTTCCTGTTCCTGttcctgctcctgctcctcccgccgccgccgccgctgctgcttctgctgcagTGCCATTGCCCccgccgcctccacctGCTCCGCCTGTTGCtagcgcagcagcgctgccACCGCCCACACGCACTACAAGCGCTACCCTTCCGCCGCCCGTTCGCAAGAATGTCTCGTTTCAGTCACAGCCCGCTGCTGAGCCGGAGGAGGCTGTCGAACATGGCGTGGCCATGTATGACTTTGAGGCTCAAGGCGATGATGAGCTCACCGTGACCGAAAACGAACACCTCATCATTCTCGAAAAGGAGAACGACGACTGGTGGAAAGTTCGCAATGATGCCGGTCAGGAGGGTGTTGTGCCCGCCAGCTACGTCGAGGCCACTGACGCTtccgcagctgcaggtgcaAGCTCGGGCGCTacggctgcggctgctctAGCTGCGCAacaggaagaggaagagcgcCTTCGAcgagaggaggaggaagctgCCACTGTGGCTGAAGCGGAACGTCAACGCGAGGCTGTTGATCGGCAGAGGGAGGCCAGGGAGCGCGGAGAACgagaggagaaggagagagcGCGACGAGAAGCTCTCAAAGCACAGCCCGTGCCTGCGCCTCCCAAGCTCACACAGCGACccagcaccaccgacgTCAGCCGCGCTGCCAAAAACGTCGCGATCCCTCAAGGTCGCAGCGCACCCGAGCGCCCCAAAGACGGCGGTAGCCGTTCCAAGCCTTCGCCTACCAACACGCGCATGTGGACTGACCGCACTGGCGCTTTCAAGGTCGAGGCTGAGTTCCTCGGTTTCAACCAAGGAAAGATCCGTCTGCACAAGATGAACGGCGTTGTCATTGAGGTCGCCATCGAGAAAATGTCGAACGGGGACATTGCTTTCCTCGAAGACATTACGGGAAAAAAGCTCAACCCTACCGACGAAGAGatcgctgcttccgctgcaCGACGACGcgaacgagagcgagaaCGCCAGTCGAGCCGACCCCAGTCTTCTGCAGTAGCTGGGATGCCGCGCGAGGACCGTGAACGAGAGCGCGAACGTCGaaaggagaaggagcgTGAACAGCGCCGCCGCGAATCAGCACGATCGGGACCGAAGCGCAACGTCGACTGGTTCGAGTTCTTcctcgctgctggtgttgaTGTGGACGACTGCACTCGTTACGCCAGCTCCTTCGAGCGAGATaagatcgacgagacggTCCTGGCTGATCTTGACCCCAGCACACTGCGTAGCATTGGTCTGCGCGAGGGCGACATTATCCGAGTCACCAAGTTCATCGACAAAAAGTATCGCCGAGACAAGTCGCACTCTTCGTTGTCCTCGTCGCGCGCCTCTGGTCgtgccaacgccaacactGCAGCGGATCTGGAAAGGCAAATCAAGGCAGATGAGGAGCTGGCGCGCAAGCTGCAGGAACAGGAAAGCtcggctcgacgaggcgacTCGGTGAGCCCTGCGCCGCCTCAGCTCTTCTCAGGCCCGGATGGCACGCTCAAGAACAACACGCGGCGCGGTAGGCCTACGCCAAAGAGCactagcagcagcaatgtGGATGCTGCCTCGTTGGCGGCCGCCTCGGAATCGCTTGCTCGCACTGCTACGCCTCCCGCTCGTACAGCCACGGCGAGCCCTGCAGTGGCTCCGAAGCGCACCGGCTCTTCGCTCGCCAATGgcttcgacgacgacgcatGGACGCCACGACCGCCGAGCACCAAGCCAACGACACCTGCGCGGCCGACTGTAGCATCGCCTGCGCCATCTACGCCTGCAGCGCCTGCAGCGCCGCCTGCACCCACGCCGCCTCCAGCTGCAGTCGCTGTGGCGTCTTCGGCGCCGCCTGCTGACCCAAACTCTGCACTGTTTGAGAAGCTCGCCGCGATGAAGGCGCCGTCAGCAAGCGTTAGCCCGCGTCCCGGTGTCAGCCCTTCGCCTGGATCGTCGTTTCTGGGCCAATCGCAGATGTACAACCCGAATGCGCCACGCGGACCGTTTGCGCCTGTGCCTGCCAACCAAGGCCTGTTGCAGCCGTTGGTGCCAACCCAGGGAACAGGACAATTTGTGCCCACCAAGACAGGCATGATGGGCATGCAGATGACTGGCATGCAACCGCAGCTGACTGGGTGGGGAATGCAAGGTATGCAGGGCATGCAGCCTCAAATGACGGGCTTCAACAACAGTATGGGAAGCATGAGTGTGATGGGCGGCATGGGGATGCAGCCGCAAGCCACTGGATTCGGTAACGGCAACGGCTACGGTATGAATGGCTCGTCTCCTTTTACAGGTGGCCAGATCAGCACACAACAGACGGGCTTGGTCGGCATGGGTATGCAGCCGCAAGCAACGGGGTTCAACAACTTTGGCCAGAACGCACAGCAGATGATGACACAGCAGACAGGCTTCGGAATGGgttcgcagcagcagggacaacagctgcaagcgGAACAAGACGAAAAGGAAAAGTTCAAGGCGTCCAACATCTTCCAGCAGATGAAGACGGGAGCTTTCGCCAAGGACCCGAATGCTGCGCCGCAGTCGAGCGAAAAGTACGACGCGCTTCGGCCTCAGCCAACGGGCTTCCAGCCTGGTGGGGTGATGCCTCAGTTTACGGGCATGGGTTTCGGACAGTCGgcgcaacaacagcagcagcagcaacaacagcagtATCCTTACAACAACGCTTACGGTGGTGGCTTTGGTGGAGGATTCTAA
- a CDS encoding uncharacterized protein (related to Protein C20orf43), with the protein MGNDGGAIAKRDELVRTKATFEKVDPELLRQSLWTVCSLSRQPLEPPVASDALGHLYNKDAVVTHLLERHQNGSSASSTKAIDPIPHIRGLRDITQLKLTPNTLYRPPSPTRSSNEYSVYPFMCPLSSKQMDGQQRFIYIIDCGCVMSATGLRTTVAAAKPSQPIPNRPEHKPCPVCGKAFNAAGLAKGKQPEVGGSVVTINPSDAEEAEMRAAMENARAEQTKKKKAKTRTADQAIESGGLDSGHAKEDQAEQKRRKAERKSEMRARLAALTAELTAEQ; encoded by the exons ATG GGTAACGACGGGGGCGCAATTGccaagcgagacgagctggtTCGTACGAAAGCCACATtcgaaaaagtcgaccCGGAGCTGCTCCGACAATCTCTTTGGACCGTATGCTCTCTGTCTCGGCAACCACTCGAGCCGCCTGTCGCATCTGACGCTCTCGGACACCTGTATAATAAGGATGCTGTGGTAACACACCTTCTCGAACGCCATCAAAATGGTAGTtccgcatcctcgacaAAGGCCATCGACCCAATCCCACACATTCGTGGGCTACGCGATATCACGCAACTCAAACTCACGCCGAATACTCTCTACCGTCCACCTTCACCGACAAGGTCGAGCAACGAGTACTCGGTATACCCCTTCATGTGCCCACTCTCGTCCAAGCAGATGGACGGCCAGCAGCGTTTCATCTACATCATCGATTGCGGCTGCGTTATGAGTGCCACCGGTTTACGCACCACTGTAGCTGCCGCGAAACCGAGTCAGCCGATTCCAAACCGGCCGGAGCACAAACCATGTCCGGTGTGCGGCAAAGCGTTCAACGCGGCAGGCTTGGCCAAAGGCAAGCAGCCCGAGGTGGGAGGCAGTGTGGTAACCATCAATCCGTCCGACGCGGAGGAGGCAGAGATGCGAGCCGCGATGGAAAACGCGAGGGCCGAACAaaccaagaagaagaaggccaagACAAGGACCGCAGATCAAGCGATAGAGAGTGGTGGGCTTGATAGTGGCCATGCCAAAGAGGATCAGGCCGAGCAGAAGCGAAGAAAGGCTGAGAGAAAGTCCGAGATGCGCGCCAGACTAGCTGCGCTCACTGCCGAACTTACTGCTGAACAGTAG
- a CDS encoding putative DNA-directed RNA polymerase II chain Rpb7, with amino-acid sequence MFFLKHLTHKTELHPSYFGPSMVEFLNQKLRDDVEGTCTGKHGYIIKVIGLVDVGQGKVIPGSGLAEFNSTYQAVVLKPFKGEVMDAKITNVNKMGFFAEVGPLNIFVSSHLIPIEYKFQPESNPPEFVSASDRLVKGRKVRIKIVGTRVDANEIFAIGTMKEDYLGPFD; translated from the coding sequence ATGTTCTTCCTCAAGCACCTCACACACAAGACCGAGCTCCATCCGTCGTACTTCGGACCTTCGATGGTCGAGTTTCTCAACCAGAAACTTCGTGATGACGTCGAAGGCACTTGTACAGGCAAACACGGCTACATCATCAAAGTGATTGGTCTGGTCGACGTTGGTCAAGGCAAAGTGATTCCCGGATCTGGACTCGCCGAGTTCAACTCGACCTACCAAGCCGTCGTGCTGAAACCGTTTAAAGGGGAAGTGATGGATGCAAAAATCACCAACGTCAACAAGATGGGCTTCTTCGCCGAAGTCGGTCCGCTGAATATCTTTGTCTCGAGCCACTTGATACCAATCGAGTACAAGTTCCAGCCCGAAAGCAACCCGCCCGAATTCGTCAGTGCAAGCGATAGGTTGGTCAAGGGCAGGAAGGTCAGGATCAAGATCGTAGGTACTAGGGTAGATGCCAACGAGATCTTTGCTATCGGTACAATGAAGGAAGACTACCTGGGTCCGTTTGATTAA